GTCAGACAAAGAGTTAAAGGTCGTGTTGGTCATTCCCAGTTCCTCACCTGCGTAGATATAAGGCGTGCCTTGCAGACAGTGCAGCATTGTTGCCAACATTTTAGCCGAAACGACACGATATTTTGGATCATCATTGCCAAAACGGGATACGACGCGTGGCTGATCATGGTTGTTCCAGTAAAGCGAGTTCCAAGCCTTACCATTCAGCTGAGTCTGCCATTTCACCAGGTTATCTCGCAATTCTGGCAGACTGACTTTTTTGTCGCTCCATTTTACTAAAGCTGGGTTGTCGTTATCGTCTAAGCCGACATGCTCAAACTCAAAAACCATGTTCAGCTCAGTCTGTTCAAGGTTGGCGTACTTCTTGGCATCATCTGTTGTGGCACCAGGCGTTTCGCCAACTGTTACCAAATCATGCTTGGCCATTACAGCTTGATGCATTTCTTGAAGGAATTCGTGCATCCGATGACCATTGGCAACAACCGGTTCGACATCGCCATACTGCATTCCGGGCGCGGTCGGAACGTCTTTGTAGACAGCCGGTTTTGAAATTAAGTTGATGACATCCATTCGAAATCCATCGACACCGAGATCTGCCCACCAATTCATGATGTCGTATACCGAATGACGAACGGCTTCATTTTCCCAGTTTAGATCCGGCTGCTTTACAGCGAACAGGTGAAGGTAGTATTGACCGCTTGTCTCATCGTACTGCCAAGCTGAACCAGAGAAGTATGATCCCCAATTAGTTGGTTCATGGCCATCGACTGGATCACGCCAGATATAATAGTCACGGTATGGATTTTCTTTTCCTTGGCGGCTTTGCTTAAACCATTCATTTTCATCTGATGAGTGATTGACCACCAGATCCATCATTATTTTTAATCCAAGTTCATGAGCCTTTGTCAGCAGCTCCTTAAAGTCGGTCAATGAGCCAAAAGTTGGATCAATTGCCCGATAATCACTGATGTCATACCCATTATCAACGTTTGGCGAACGGTAGATTGGATTGAGCCAGATAATATCAGCACCTAGTTTTTTAATATAGTCAAGCCGACTGATGATTCCTTTTAAATCACCAATGCCATCATGATTGCTGTCTTGAAAACTCCGTGGATAGACTTGGTAGACAACTGAATTTTGCCACCACCATTTTGGTGTATATGCCATTATTATCATTCCTTGTAAAAAAATTAAAAATAAAAGTTACGCAAACGTTTGAGTAAATGCTAAAATAATAAAAACGGCATAAGTAACCGTTTTCACGGAGTATTATAAATACAGCTAACTTAAAAAGTCAATAACTTTTTTTGAAAGAAGGATCCCGATGGCCACGATTAAAGACATAGCCAGACTAGCAAAAGTAACTCCATCAACCGTCTCTCGCGTATTAAACCATAGTGGGGGATACAGCGAAAAAACTCGCCGTCGGGTTGAGAAAATTGCAGATGAGCTACACTATCAAAAAAACGAAGCTGCCGTTAATCTGGTTGCACAGACCTCAAATCTGATTGGAGTAATCGTAACCAATGCCACAACGAGCTTTGCCGCCCCCATTATCGACAGCATTGAAGATTGGGCCTACCAAAATGGCGGAAGAATTCTCTTGGCTCACTGTGGCTTAAATGACTCTGAACGACTGAAGACATGCCTAAATCTAATGGCTGGGCGCAAAGTCAACGGTATCATTTCAGTTTCGGTTCAATTTGATGAGAACAATCTGAAACTACTTGATCAACTGCAGCTGCCATTAATTTCTCTAGGCGTCAAAGTTTCCAACCAACCAATGATTTCCATCGACAACCTAAAAGCCGCCACTACAGGGACCAATTATCTAATCAGCCGCGGATACCAACGGATTGCTCTGATTGCCGTAGATACCAGCGACCCGCAAACTGGGAGAACGCGTTGCGCAGGATATCAAAAAGCAATGGAGTCAGCTGGACTTACACCATCTATTATTCCCGGCGACTACTCGTTTGCAGCAGGAAAGCAGGCCGCAGAACTTCTTTTAGCAAAAGGAGAACTTCCCGAGGCAATTTTTGCAGCCAGTGACGATGCCGCAGCCGGGGTTATCTATGCCGCTCAGGAACACGGCATTAAAGTACCTAAGCAATTGGCAGTTCTGGGTTTTGACAACTCATCAGTAGCCAGTATGATCTATCCGGGAATCACAACGATTGATCAGCCATTCAAGCAGATGGGACGGTTGGCAATTGAACACTTGACCAACCAGAATGTTTCTTCAGTTGAGTTGCCATATCAAATAAAGGAACGTGGCTCTGTTGCCAAATACAATTCAGCTCAGTCATAGTGCAGTTCTGGCAATCAAAAACAGGCTCGTGGAATCTCCACGGGCCTGCTTGCCGTATTGTTACTCTCAAACCCTTTATCATCATTTCCATCTTTACGAACACTCATTCGCACATTGTAATAGAATGCAAACAGAAGTTCGAGGAGGGCAGCAAGATGGACTGTTCAGAAGAGCCGCGGGGAATTTTCCTGGTCATTGATAACAAATCATTCTATGCCACGGTTGAGTGCACTATGCGCGGGCTGGATCCGCTCACCACGCCGCTCGTAGTCATGTCAGAAGCCGAAAATACCAATGGCGGGCTGGTGCTGGCATCATCTCCAATGGCCAAAAAGCTTTACGGCATCTCCAACGTCAATCGTCAGCGTGATCTGCCGCACGACAACCATTTGATTGTGGTGCCGCCACGGATGAATACGTACATCGAAAAGAACATTGAGGTCAACAACATCTATCGCGAGTTCATGGCTGATGAGGACCTGCTGCCGTATTCGATTGACGAGTCGATTCTGGACATCACTCATTCCTGGAAACTGTTCGGGGATGATCCAATTGCGGTCGTTAAAAAGATCCAAAAGACCGTTCATGACCGCCTGAAGCTGGTTACCACGGTAGGCGTGGGCGAAAATCCGCTGCAGGCCAAGATTGCGTTGGACGTCTATGCCAAGCATGATCCACGCTTCATTGGCGAGATTACCTATGACACGGTCAAAAAAAAGATCTGGTCCATCCCTAAGATCACTGATGCCTGGGGCATCAACGAGCGAACCGCCAAACGTCTTGCCGGACTGGGGATTCATTCCATGGCTGAGCTGGCTCATGCCGACCCGTTCATTCTCAAGGAAAAGATGGGCGTTATCGGCGCGCAGCTGTACGCCTCTGCCTGGAGAATCGATCGCACCGACCTCGCTGAGGAAGTCCTGCCAAAAGACAAGAGCCTGGGCAATTCGCAGGTCCTACCGCACGATTATACGAGAGCCGAGGAGATTGAAGTCGTCATTCGAGAAATCGGTTCACAGGTAGCTTCTCGGCTCCGCGCGCACGACAAGCAGGCAGGGGGCGTGTACCTTTCAATCGGCTATTCGCTGAGCACGCCAACGGAAGAAACCGGCTTTGCCCACTCGCTGAAGCTTTCCGATTCAACGGTCGATTCAAACCTCATCAATGGGCAGCTGCTTTATCTGTTCTATACATACTGGGATGGAGTATCGCCGGTTCGCCGCATCAGCGTGGCCGCGACTCGCTTGGCTGACCGCTATGGCGAGCAGCTCGATCTGTTCAATCCGCCCAAATACGACATGGTTAAGCTGGAAGACACCGTTGACGCCATCCGCAAACGCTTTGGCAAGACGTCAATCATGCGGGCGTCTAGCTTGGAGAAGGGTGGCACGTTTATCGAAAGAAGCCAGTTGGTAGGAGGTCATGCCGGTGGACAAAGCTTGGAATAAAGAAACCGAAAGCGAAAAAATATGTGAGCGAATCAAGCGCTGCTTCACCAATCGCTGGCGCACCAGATACTGGGTCTCCGTGGTCTACTATGAGCCGGAGCATGGCTATAATCTGTTTCTCAACATTCAGCCGCGCAACGCCTACAGCCGGTCCATCCCCATTGCTCGACTGGCTGATTGTGATTATTCTGAGTTGCTTGATATTATAACTGATGTTCGTCAAACGTATCATTTCACGCTCAACTACCTAAACTTTCCTGATGACCAGGTCCGCAAAATGAGGAGGAACTTTCGATGAGAATGCAGTTTTACGATGATCAAGAGGCTGACAAGGTGGCCACGCAGTTTTTTAAATGGTAGATTGCAAGAAATAACCGTGTTTCCTTGAATTTGTTGAAAAACTATGTGATTATGGAAGCGTATTCAAATGCCGTGAGGAGGCTACTATTTATGAATAGACAATTTGATTTCTTAATGCCAAGTGTTAACTTCTTTGGTCCTGGTGTTATCGCCAAGATTGGTGACCGTGCTAAGATGCTTAACATGCACAAGCCACTGGTCGTTACCCAAGAGAGCTTGGAAAAGATCGAAAACGGCCCCGTTGTTCAAACGATTGAATCACTGAAGAAGGCTGGCGTGGACTACGCCATCTTCACCGGTGTTGAACCTAACCCAAAGATTCGTAACATCAAGGCTGGTAAGAAGATGTACGAAGAAGAGAAGTGTGACTCCATCATCACTGTTGGTGGGGGCTCTGCTCACGACTGTGGTAAGGGAATCGGTATTATCCTGACTAACGGTGATGACATCACTAAGTTGGCCGGAATTGAAACGCTGGACAACCCACTGCCACCTCTGATGGCTGTTAACACCACCGCCGGGACTGGTTCAGAATTGACCCGGCACGCGGTTATCACGAACGAAGAAGACCACCTGAAGTTCGTTGTTGTTTCCTGGCGTAACATTCCGTTGGTATCCTTCAACGACCCAATGCTGATGCTCGGTGTGCCAAAGTCAGTTACTGCTGCTACCGGTTGTGACGCCTTTGTTCAAGCAATCGAACCATACGTTTCTGTTGACCACAACCCAATCACGGACAGTCAATGTAAGGAAGCTATCCAACTGATCCAAGAAGCATTGCCAGAAGCTGTTGCCAATGGTCAAAATGTTGAAGCACGGACCAAGATGGTTGAAGCTGAAATGCTGGCCGGGATGGCCTTCAACAACGCCAACCTGGGTTACGTTCATGCCATGGCTCACCAACTCGGTGGTCAATACGATGCTCCACACGGTGTTTGCTGTGCATTGCTGCTGACCACGGTTGAAGAGTACAACCTGATTGCTTGCCCAGATCGGTTCGCCGAACTGGCCCGGATCATGGGTTATGACACCACCGGCCTGACCACCATGCAAGCTGCCGAGAAGTCAATCGACGGGATGCGTGAAATGTGCAAGGCAGTTGGTATTCCATCATCCATCAAGGCAATCGGTGCTAAGCCAGAAGACTTCTCATTGATGGCTGAAAATGCCCTGAAGGATGGGAACGCATTCTCCAACCCACGTAAGGGTACGAAGCAAGACATCATTGACCTTTACCAAAAGGCATACGATGGTATTTACTAATTAACGGTGTGGGCACATTTAATTAGCAACGAAAAAGTCACCCGCAGGTGAAAACCTCATCTGCGGATGACTTTTTTAGTATTTGGTAGATTGTAAAATTTAAGTTGAACATATTANNNNNNNNNNNNNNNNNNNNNNNNNNNNNNNNNNNNNNNNNNNNNNNNNNNNNNNNNNNNNNNNNNNNNNNNNNNNNNNNNNNNNNNNNNNNNNNNNNNNATTTTGCCCATGCCTATTCACCACATGAACGAGGCAGTAATGAAAATCGCAACCGAGTACTACGCCGCTTCATTCCCAAAGGTCAACCGATTGATGAGATTACCGATGATGAATTGATTCAAATTAACTGGTATTTGAATTGCCGACCACTCAAATGTTTAAATTGGCGAACACAGATTGAGATCTTTTTGCGTAATCTGCGTTACTAAATTTGTTCAAGTTATTTCTTGCAATCTACCAAAAGGTAATTATTTTTAACAAAGTGGTCCCATGTTGCCCCCACTAAAAAGCCCCTCACCACGCACTCGGCGCGGGGAGGGGCGGTGATAATTGATTTAATTAGTGGCGGCTAGCGCGGTGGTTGCTGGTCCCGTTTATCTTGTGGACCCGGCGCTTGTATTTAGGTTGGTTGCCATCTTCTAGTTTAAAGTGGCGCATCTTGCCCAAGAAGGGGCGCCCACTGAGCCGGATCCGGGTCCACGCTTGCATTAGCTCGATCATGCCGGTCAGCTGTTCGACGCGCTTGGGACCCTCGGTGGTAGCGGCGGCCATGATATCGTCGTTTAAACGGGCAACCAGGTTATTATGGTAGTTCAATAGCTCGCTAGTTAGCGGGGCGTTGCGGTATGAATTAAAAAGCTTTTGGATCAGCTCCATGGCTTCCTTGGCGCTTTGGGGCTGGATATAACGGTGATCTGCTGGCATGATGTTCCTCGGTGATAAATTGCGAAAAGATCTTTGACTTTTGTTGACTTTTAACGGGACGGTTGGTATATTATACATTGTATTTAGCACTTAGATGGCCAGAGTGCTAAAAGGAAGTGATCAAGATGCTAACCAAACGTCAAGAAGAAGTCCTGCAAGCGATTGTACGCCAATACACCACGACCGGTCAACCGGTCGGCTCCAAGGCACTTGTCGATCACCTGGCCAAAAAGGTCTCTTCGGCCACCATTCGAAACGAAATGGCGGTGTTAGAGCACGAAGGGCTGGTGACAAAGGAGCACTCCAGTTCCGGGCGGGTACCGTCCAAGCTGGGGTACCGTTATTACGTCGACCACTTACTGGATCCGTTGTCGGTAACTGAAAATGACCTGATTGTAATTCAAAACTCGTTGGGTACCGAGTACCAAAAGATTGATGAGATCGTTTCGCACTCGGCCGACCTCTTGTCGAACCTGACGAGTTACACCGCCTTTACCTTAAAGCCGGAGCAAAAGGACGCCCGCCTAAGTGGTTTTCGCCTGGTTCCGCTGGGCAACCACAGGGTGATTGCCATCTTGGTAACGGACACCGGGGACGTGGAGAGTCAATCCTTCACCCTGCCCCGGGGGATCGACACCGAGGCCATGGAAGCAGTCATCCGATTGATCAACGACCAGCTAACCGGGCTAACCTTACCGGAGGTGGTTAAGCGCCTCGTCACGGACATCCCGTTGCAGGTGACCCGCCACCTCCACCAACCCGAGGGCTTCTTGAACATCTTTGATTCGGTGGCTTCCCGGGCCGCTCACGAGCGCTTCTTTGTGGGGGGACGGTTGAATTTGCTAGGCTTTGCCAACCAGCAAAACCCGGCGGCGGTCCAAGAATTGTACGCGCTCTTGGACCACGGCAACAATTTGCAGGCCATTTTGGATCCGGATGACGAACACGATATCTCGGTTCGGATTGGAAATGAGATTGCCGACAACCAGGTCTTAGATGACTACAGTTTGATCACAGCAAAGTATCAAGTTGACCAGTATGGGGAAGGTATCATCGCCGTCTTAGGCCCGACCCGGATGCCCTACGCTAGGACCATTGGGTTGGTGGAGGCCTTCCGCCGCGAGCTGGCCAAGCGCTTACTTGACCACTACCGCCGCTATTACGACTCCTAGGAGGGATTAAATGGCAAAAGATGAGGAAAAGAACACCCAAGCTTCCGCAGCCCCAAACGAGGGGGAAGTAAAGGCTAAGCAGGAACGGACGTCGGACAAGGAACCGGCGGCTAAGGCCGGGGAGACCGAAAAAGTTGCCGATTTGCAAAAGCAAGTTGAAGAATTAACCAAGCAACTGGATGACCAAAAGGACCAGAACCTGCGGGCCCAAGCCGAAATGCAAAACATGACCAAGCGCTTTAAAAAGGAACAGGCGCAACTGCTCAAGTACGATGGTCAGGACCTGGCCAAGGGCATTTTGCCGGTTTTGGACAACTTAAAGCGGGCCCTGGAAATTGAAGTTGAAGACGAAAACGGTCAACAACTCAAGAAGGGGATCCAAATGGTACACGACCACCTGGAAAAGGCCTTAGCCGACCACGACATCAAAGAAGTTGAGGCGTTAAACCAACCCTTTGATCCGACCACGCAACAAGCGGTGCAAACCGTCGCTGCTAGTGGTGATCAAAAGCCGGACACCGTTGTGCAGGTGCTCCAGGCCGGTTACGTCTTGCATGACCGGGTCCTGCGCCCAGCCATGGTGATCGTGGCCCAGTAACAAACTGAAAATTAATAATTAAAAGAGGGATTTAAGTATGGCAAGTAACAAGATTATTGGTATCGATCTCGGTACTACTAACTCCGCCGTTGCCGTGATGGAAGGTAACGAACCAAAGATTATCACCAACCCAGAAGGGGGCCGGACCACGCCGTCCGTTGTTTCCTTTAAGAACGGTGAAGTTCAAGTTGGGGAAGTGGCCAAGCGCCAAGCAATCACCAACCCGAACACGGTCAAGTCGATCAAGAGCCACATGGGTGAAGCCGGCTACACCGTTGACATCGAAGGCAAGAAGTACACGCCGCAAGAAATTTCGGCCATGATTTTACAATACATCAAGAAGTACGCCGAAGACTACATCGGTGACACGGTGACCGAAGCCGTGATCACGGTGCCGGCTTACTTCAACGACGCCCAACGTCAAGCTACCAAGGACGCTGGGAAGATCGCCGGTTTAGACGTTAAGCGGATCATCAACGAACCAACCGCTTCTTCGTTGGCTTACGGGCTGGACAAGAAGGACAGGGACGAAAAGATCCTGGTTTACGACCTTGGTGGTGGGACCTTCGACGTTTCGATCCTCGAACTCGGGGATGGGGTCTTCCAAGTGCTCTCTACTAACGGGGACACCCACCTCGGGGGGGACGACTTCGACCAAAAGATCATGGACTGGCTGATTGACGGTTTCAAGCAAGAAAGCGGCATCGACCTGTCCCAAGACAAGATGGCCCTTCAACGGCTCAAGGACGCCGCTGAAAAGGCCAAGAAGGACGTTTCCGGGGTTCAAGAAGCCCAAATCTCCCTGCCGTTCATCACGTCCGGCGACAACGGTCCGCTCCACTTGGAAAAGACCTTAACCCGGGCCCAATTCAACCAATTGACTAACGACCTGGTTGAACGGACTAAGCAACCGGTTCTAAACGCCTTAAAGGACGCCGAACTCAGCTTCTCAGACATTGACGAAGTGATCTTAAACGGTGGTTCCACCCGGATCCCGGCCGTTCAAGAAATGGTGAAGTCCTTGACCGGTAAGGAACCAAACCACTCAATCAACCCGGACGAAGCCGTTGCCCTCGGGGCCGCCATCCAAGGTGGGGTCTTAACCGGTGACGTTAAGGACGTCGTTCTCCTCGACGTGACGCCGCTGTCCCTCGGGATTGAAACGATGGGGGGCGTCTTCACTAAGCTGATCGACCGCAACACCACCATACCAACTTCCAAGAGCCAAGTCTTCTCCACGGCCGCGGACAACCAACCAGCCGTTGACATTCACGTCCTCCAGGGTGAACGCCCAATGGCCGCCGACAACAAGACGCTCGGGAACTTCCAACTGACGGACATTCCGCCTGCACCACGTGGTGTTCCGCAAATCAAGGTAACCTTTGACATCGACAAGAACGGGATCGTCAACGTTTCTGCCGAAGACCAAGGGACCCACAAGAAGCAAAACATCACCATCAAGTCCAACTCTGGTTTGACCGACGAAGAAATCGAACGGATGAAAAAGGACGCCGAAGCCAACGCCGAAGCCGACAAGAAGAAGAAGGAAGAAGCCGACGTACGTAACGAAACCGACCAACTCCTCTTCCAAACCGACAAGACCTTAGAAGAACTCAAGGGGAAGGTTTCCGACGACGAAATCAAGAAGGCCCAAGACGCCAAGGACGCCCTGCAAAAGGCGAAGGACGACAACAACTTAGAGGACATGAAGGCCAAAAAGGATGACTTAAACAAGATCGTTCAGGACCTGACCGTTAAGTTGTACCAACAAGCCCAACAAGAAAACCAAGCTAACGGTGGCCAACCAACTGGCGACCAAGGTGACGGCAAGAAGGACGACGACAACACCGTTGACGGGGACTTTGAAGAAGTTAACCCCGACGACAAGAAGTAATTAGGTCCTATAATTGAGCAAGAAGCCAAAGGCCAGGAAACCGGACTTTGGCTTTTGCTTGCTATGGTGAACTGTGCGATAATAACCTACAAAATTTAGTGAGAGGTATTCATGGCAGAAGAAGATTTATACGACGTTCTCGGTGTCAAAAAGGACGCCTCGGAGGCCGAAATTAAGCGGGCCTACCGGAAGTTGGCGGCCAAGTACCACCCGGACGTAAACCACGAGCCGGGCGCCGAAAAAAAGTTTAAAAAGATAAACGAGGCCTACGAAACCTTGAGTGACGACCAAAAGCGGGCCCAATACGACCAGTTTGGCACGACCGGCTCCCAAGCGGGCGGTTTTGGCGGTCAAGGTGGCTTCGGTGGCTTTGGCCAGGGCGGCTTCAGCCAGGGTGGTTTTGGCGACTTCTCCGATATCTTTGGTGACATCTTTGGTGGGGGCCGGGCCCGGCGTGATCCGTCCGCACCACAACAAGGGCGCGACCTCCAGTACACGATGACCCTGGACTTCATGGATGCCGTCTTTGGTAAGGAGACTTCGATCAAGTACAACCGGTCCGCCGAGTGCCACACCTGTCACGGGTCGGGGGCTAAGCCGGGCAAGTCCGCCCACACCTGTTCCACTTGTCACGGCCAAGGGTACGTCCTTCGGCAACGGCAAACGATGATGGGGATGATGCAGTCCCAAGAAGTCTGCCCAACCTGTGGCGGTAAGGGCCAAGTGATCGACCCGGCCGACCAGTGTGACACCTGTCACGGTGCCGGGGTAACCGAGGAACGGCACGAACTCAAGGTGAAGGTGCCGCAAGGAATTGACGATGGTCAGCAGATGCGTCTGCAGGGCCAAGGGGAAGCCGGCAAGAACGGCGGCCCATACGGTGACTTGTACATCGTCTTCCGGGTCACGCCGAGCCGCGACTTCAAGCGGGATGGCAACACGATCTACGTCGACCAAGACATCTCGATTTCCCAGGCGACCCTGGGGGACCACGTTCAAGCCAAGACCGTTCACGGCGACGTTGACTTGAAGATCCCGGCCGGGACCCAGTCGGAAACCAAGTTCCGCCTGCGTGGCAAGGGGGTTCCGCGGGTCAACGGTAACGGGAACGGCGATGAATACGTCACCGTTCACGTTAAAACGCCAAAGACCTTGAACAAGCGCCAACGCGAGGCGATGCTGGCCTTTGCGGCGGCCTCTGGTGAAGACGTGAAGGGCGTCAAAGCGGGATTTTTTGATAAGCTTAAGGATGCCTTCGAAGATAATAAATAAGATGGTTAGCTTTCGATCATTAATTGTTTAATAAAGGCGCTCTAAAAGGGCGCTTTTTGTTTTGT
The nucleotide sequence above comes from Limosilactobacillus fermentum. Encoded proteins:
- a CDS encoding glycoside hydrolase family 13 protein, whose product is MAYTPKWWWQNSVVYQVYPRSFQDSNHDGIGDLKGIISRLDYIKKLGADIIWLNPIYRSPNVDNGYDISDYRAIDPTFGSLTDFKELLTKAHELGLKIMMDLVVNHSSDENEWFKQSRQGKENPYRDYYIWRDPVDGHEPTNWGSYFSGSAWQYDETSGQYYLHLFAVKQPDLNWENEAVRHSVYDIMNWWADLGVDGFRMDVINLISKPAVYKDVPTAPGMQYGDVEPVVANGHRMHEFLQEMHQAVMAKHDLVTVGETPGATTDDAKKYANLEQTELNMVFEFEHVGLDDNDNPALVKWSDKKVSLPELRDNLVKWQTQLNGKAWNSLYWNNHDQPRVVSRFGNDDPKYRVVSAKMLATMLHCLQGTPYIYAGEELGMTNTTFNSLSDYRDLESINAYHQLVDEEHLVDGKTMSRYLAIHSRDNARTPMQWDDSKNAGFSDAEPWIAVNPNYSEINAKAALADPSSVFYHYQKLIQMRHDLPVMTEGKFALVNGNELDEQVFAYTRDDGETTLLVVANFTKETIKREYAAGQGKLLLSNYENVMGETLRPYEAKVYEFSSKR
- a CDS encoding LacI family DNA-binding transcriptional regulator translates to MATIKDIARLAKVTPSTVSRVLNHSGGYSEKTRRRVEKIADELHYQKNEAAVNLVAQTSNLIGVIVTNATTSFAAPIIDSIEDWAYQNGGRILLAHCGLNDSERLKTCLNLMAGRKVNGIISVSVQFDENNLKLLDQLQLPLISLGVKVSNQPMISIDNLKAATTGTNYLISRGYQRIALIAVDTSDPQTGRTRCAGYQKAMESAGLTPSIIPGDYSFAAGKQAAELLLAKGELPEAIFAASDDAAAGVIYAAQEHGIKVPKQLAVLGFDNSSVASMIYPGITTIDQPFKQMGRLAIEHLTNQNVSSVELPYQIKERGSVAKYNSAQS
- a CDS encoding Y-family DNA polymerase, with protein sequence MDCSEEPRGIFLVIDNKSFYATVECTMRGLDPLTTPLVVMSEAENTNGGLVLASSPMAKKLYGISNVNRQRDLPHDNHLIVVPPRMNTYIEKNIEVNNIYREFMADEDLLPYSIDESILDITHSWKLFGDDPIAVVKKIQKTVHDRLKLVTTVGVGENPLQAKIALDVYAKHDPRFIGEITYDTVKKKIWSIPKITDAWGINERTAKRLAGLGIHSMAELAHADPFILKEKMGVIGAQLYASAWRIDRTDLAEEVLPKDKSLGNSQVLPHDYTRAEEIEVVIREIGSQVASRLRAHDKQAGGVYLSIGYSLSTPTEETGFAHSLKLSDSTVDSNLINGQLLYLFYTYWDGVSPVRRISVAATRLADRYGEQLDLFNPPKYDMVKLEDTVDAIRKRFGKTSIMRASSLEKGGTFIERSQLVGGHAGGQSLE
- a CDS encoding iron-containing alcohol dehydrogenase, whose translation is MNRQFDFLMPSVNFFGPGVIAKIGDRAKMLNMHKPLVVTQESLEKIENGPVVQTIESLKKAGVDYAIFTGVEPNPKIRNIKAGKKMYEEEKCDSIITVGGGSAHDCGKGIGIILTNGDDITKLAGIETLDNPLPPLMAVNTTAGTGSELTRHAVITNEEDHLKFVVVSWRNIPLVSFNDPMLMLGVPKSVTAATGCDAFVQAIEPYVSVDHNPITDSQCKEAIQLIQEALPEAVANGQNVEARTKMVEAEMLAGMAFNNANLGYVHAMAHQLGGQYDAPHGVCCALLLTTVEEYNLIACPDRFAELARIMGYDTTGLTTMQAAEKSIDGMREMCKAVGIPSSIKAIGAKPEDFSLMAENALKDGNAFSNPRKGTKQDIIDLYQKAYDGIY
- a CDS encoding transposase, translating into FAHAYSPHERGSNENRNRVLRRFIPKGQPIDEITDDELIQINWYLNCRPLKCLNWRTQIEIFLRNLRY
- the hrcA gene encoding heat-inducible transcriptional repressor HrcA: MLTKRQEEVLQAIVRQYTTTGQPVGSKALVDHLAKKVSSATIRNEMAVLEHEGLVTKEHSSSGRVPSKLGYRYYVDHLLDPLSVTENDLIVIQNSLGTEYQKIDEIVSHSADLLSNLTSYTAFTLKPEQKDARLSGFRLVPLGNHRVIAILVTDTGDVESQSFTLPRGIDTEAMEAVIRLINDQLTGLTLPEVVKRLVTDIPLQVTRHLHQPEGFLNIFDSVASRAAHERFFVGGRLNLLGFANQQNPAAVQELYALLDHGNNLQAILDPDDEHDISVRIGNEIADNQVLDDYSLITAKYQVDQYGEGIIAVLGPTRMPYARTIGLVEAFRRELAKRLLDHYRRYYDS
- the grpE gene encoding nucleotide exchange factor GrpE, whose amino-acid sequence is MAKDEEKNTQASAAPNEGEVKAKQERTSDKEPAAKAGETEKVADLQKQVEELTKQLDDQKDQNLRAQAEMQNMTKRFKKEQAQLLKYDGQDLAKGILPVLDNLKRALEIEVEDENGQQLKKGIQMVHDHLEKALADHDIKEVEALNQPFDPTTQQAVQTVAASGDQKPDTVVQVLQAGYVLHDRVLRPAMVIVAQ
- the dnaK gene encoding molecular chaperone DnaK, giving the protein MASNKIIGIDLGTTNSAVAVMEGNEPKIITNPEGGRTTPSVVSFKNGEVQVGEVAKRQAITNPNTVKSIKSHMGEAGYTVDIEGKKYTPQEISAMILQYIKKYAEDYIGDTVTEAVITVPAYFNDAQRQATKDAGKIAGLDVKRIINEPTASSLAYGLDKKDRDEKILVYDLGGGTFDVSILELGDGVFQVLSTNGDTHLGGDDFDQKIMDWLIDGFKQESGIDLSQDKMALQRLKDAAEKAKKDVSGVQEAQISLPFITSGDNGPLHLEKTLTRAQFNQLTNDLVERTKQPVLNALKDAELSFSDIDEVILNGGSTRIPAVQEMVKSLTGKEPNHSINPDEAVALGAAIQGGVLTGDVKDVVLLDVTPLSLGIETMGGVFTKLIDRNTTIPTSKSQVFSTAADNQPAVDIHVLQGERPMAADNKTLGNFQLTDIPPAPRGVPQIKVTFDIDKNGIVNVSAEDQGTHKKQNITIKSNSGLTDEEIERMKKDAEANAEADKKKKEEADVRNETDQLLFQTDKTLEELKGKVSDDEIKKAQDAKDALQKAKDDNNLEDMKAKKDDLNKIVQDLTVKLYQQAQQENQANGGQPTGDQGDGKKDDDNTVDGDFEEVNPDDKK
- the dnaJ gene encoding molecular chaperone DnaJ, which translates into the protein MAEEDLYDVLGVKKDASEAEIKRAYRKLAAKYHPDVNHEPGAEKKFKKINEAYETLSDDQKRAQYDQFGTTGSQAGGFGGQGGFGGFGQGGFSQGGFGDFSDIFGDIFGGGRARRDPSAPQQGRDLQYTMTLDFMDAVFGKETSIKYNRSAECHTCHGSGAKPGKSAHTCSTCHGQGYVLRQRQTMMGMMQSQEVCPTCGGKGQVIDPADQCDTCHGAGVTEERHELKVKVPQGIDDGQQMRLQGQGEAGKNGGPYGDLYIVFRVTPSRDFKRDGNTIYVDQDISISQATLGDHVQAKTVHGDVDLKIPAGTQSETKFRLRGKGVPRVNGNGNGDEYVTVHVKTPKTLNKRQREAMLAFAAASGEDVKGVKAGFFDKLKDAFEDNK